The segment GTCCGCACAGACCGATTCGAGCGCCGCCAGCGCCGCCTCCCGTCGCTCGCCCAGCTCCTCGCCGTAGCTCCGGAACGTCTGGGCCGTCGTCGGGTCGGCCTGCCCGACGAAGAAGCCGACGAGCTGCTCCTGCAGCTTCTTGGTCACGACGGTCGCCGCCACGAAGCCGCCGGCGTGCTCGACCGCGCCCTCGCAGTCGTCGAGCCCGTCGAACAGTCCGCCCTCGACGGTCTCGTCCGTCTCGCCCGCGGCGTCGGCCGCCCGCTCCCGCTCCGCGTCGGCCGCTGCCGAGAGCGCGTCGGCCAGCTCGCCGTCCGCGTCCGCCGCCCACGCCTCGTACCGGTCGGCCTGCGCGCTCGCGAGCGCCTCGGCGACGGCGAAGATGTGCTCCTCGTCCATCTCCCCGCCCGTCAGCGCGTACAGTGACTTCGAGGAGCCGAGCCGCGACAGCTCCGTCCGGTTCCCGTCCTCGACCGCCTCGACGAATGCCGCTGTGTCCATGGCCGGCGGTTCGACGCGTGGGCGCTTGTAACCTCCGTCGGCCGCACGACCTGCCGGGGTTCGTGACGTATGACTCGCCGTATTGCGTCGCGAAAAACGCCAGGACAGGGATTTGAACCCTGAATCCCGAAAGGGAACACGCTTTCCAGGCGTGCGCCTTACCGTTCGGCCATCCTGGCTCGTTCGTCGATACTCGGGTGCCGCATTTAACGGCTACGTTTCTTCGGTCACCGACCGCGCCGCAACAGCCGGACCTCGCCGACGTACGCCGCCGCCGCGACGACCGTGCCGACGACGAATCCCAGGCCGACTGCTGGGAGGATGCCGATGCTCTCGCCGCCCAGCGCCACGTAGCCCTGGTGCAGCGTGAGGAAGGCGAAGACGCCGACCGCACCCCACAGCAGGGCCGACTTCGTGCGTTCGTTCACTCCGCGTCGGCGATGGCCTCGATCTCGACGCCGACGCCCTTCGGGAGGTTCGCGACCTCCACGGCCGAGCGGGCCGGCGGGTTGTCGACGAAGTACTCCTTGTAGGCGTCGTTCATCTCGTCGAAGTCCTCGATGTCGTCCATGAAGACGGTCACCTTGAGCACGTCCGTCATGTTCGCGCCCTCCTCGTCGAGGATGGCCTCGATGTTCTCCAGGGACTGGCGCGTCTGGACGGTGATGGACTCGTCGTCGAGCAGCTCGCCGTCGGGCGTCATCGGGATCTGGCCGGCCGTGAAGATGACGTCGCCGTTGGTCGTCGCCTGACTGTACGCGCCGACGGCCGCGGGGGCGTCGGAGGTGCTGATGGTTCGCTTCATACTCGGGGCGACGAAGCCCTCCGTCTTAAACACTGACGACTTCCCGAGCAGGGGTGCCGGTCGTCTGGAACCGGACGTTCCTTGACCCACCGCCCGCACGTATCGGG is part of the Haloarchaeobius litoreus genome and harbors:
- a CDS encoding rubrerythrin family protein, giving the protein MDTAAFVEAVEDGNRTELSRLGSSKSLYALTGGEMDEEHIFAVAEALASAQADRYEAWAADADGELADALSAAADAERERAADAAGETDETVEGGLFDGLDDCEGAVEHAGGFVAATVVTKKLQEQLVGFFVGQADPTTAQTFRSYGEELGERREAALAALESVCADESDWERAEEAAGGVVTTAYEVYVDRLEAMGVNPKPVC
- a CDS encoding Rid family detoxifying hydrolase, producing the protein MKRTISTSDAPAAVGAYSQATTNGDVIFTAGQIPMTPDGELLDDESITVQTRQSLENIEAILDEEGANMTDVLKVTVFMDDIEDFDEMNDAYKEYFVDNPPARSAVEVANLPKGVGVEIEAIADAE